Genomic segment of Alteribacter lacisalsi:
CAATGACACTGCCTCCAGGCTCACGTGTTGTAAAAACCCGGTGTCCTGCCTCTTCCAGCTGCTTTTGAATTGCGCGCAGAGCAGTGGTTTTCCCTGCTCCTTCGCCGCCTTCAAACGTAATAAAACGTCCTTTCATATGTAAAACCCCTTATCAAATATCCTTATTTTCTCCTCTGCCCGGGTAAACAGACAGACCCTCTGTAATAAATCCGCGTCCGCTCTGAAAAGAAACCCCCTTGCTGACCAGTTCCTTTAGCTCCTCCACTTGTTCGTATGAAATCGTCTCTCCTTTTAAGATGAAAGGAATCCCCGGAGGATAGGGAACCACATCTTCCGCTGCGATGAGCCCGGCAGCTTCGATGAAGGGAACCTTCTGTGGCACCTGTCTGTCCATTTCACGGTATGACAAGGCTAGCGGGGTGATCCGGCGCTTTTCGGAATTGAATTTCCGTCCATGCACGGTGTGCGGGTCTGGAGAGACTGCATAGGGACTGCACGCCCGCTGCACGGCTGCAGCTGCGGCCTCATATTCCGGCTCTGACACGGTAAACGGCAAGGTAAACAGCACGTGTCTGTGGCCCGCAAGTTCCGCGATAATCCCTTCCTCTGCGAATGCCTTCTGAAGTTCCCGGCCGGAAGCCCGGCAGCGGCTTTCAATCACAACCTTTAAAGGATCCTGTACAAAGCCGTTTATTTTTTCAGAAGCCGTACAGATTTGAGGAATGCGGTTCAGACGATCCCTGAATTGCCGGCTCCACTCGGCCATCTGTTCACCCTGGGTTTCTGTATAGGCCGCAAGGTATGCCCGGGCAGCATCAAGAGAGGCCATAAGCGGATACGACGGGCTGCTTGACTGAAGCATTCTGAGATATTTTTTTATTCTGTTTCTATTTACTCGATTTCCCTGGACATGCAGCCAGGAGCTCATCGTCATTGCCGGCAGCATTTTATGGGCGGACTGCACGACTGCATCTGCCCCTGCACGAAGGGCTGAGGCAGGCCATCTGTCCTGATTGAAAATCAGGTGCGGGCCGTGGGCCTCATCCACGAGGACACACATGCCTGCTTCATGGGCAAAATGCACATGCCCGGTCAAATCCTGGCCGTAGCCCTCGTAGGAGACTGATGTCAAAAGAAGTGCTTTGGCTTCGGGCCAGGCTGACACCGCTTCACGGACTGTCGCTTCCGATACTCCGTACGTGATTCCCGTTTTGCTGTCTCTTTCAGGCTCCAGAAATACAGGGGAAGCCCCTGCCATTTCAAGACCGTGCAGCACGGACTGATGACTGCTTCGCTGGACGAGAACACGGTCCCCTTCATTCAGCGTTCCCAGAATCATAGCCAGGTTTCCTGCTGTTGAGCCGCCTACGAGAAAAAGGGTTTCCGCAGCACGGAAAAGAAGTGCAGCCAGGATCTCTGCTTCCAGGATGATCCCTTCCGGCTGATGAAGATCGTCCATCCCTTCAATCTCTGTCACATCCAAAGTCAGAATGTCTTTAAAAAACACCTCAGCATCCTTATGAAAAACCTGGCCGTTTTTATGCCCCGGCACGTGCATGGAGACCCTTTTTAATTCAGCGTGCCTTTTCAAGGCCTCCAGCAACGGCATTCTTGTCTGATCCATTTCAATTCTCCCTTTAAATCCTGCTTCGTCCATTATACTAAAATCACCAACAAAAGAAATGCCACACAAAAAAACAGATCACCTGCTGGCAGTGGGAGCCGGTGACCTGTTTTTTATCCGCTGCTATTCAATTCCTGTACACCAGCCTTTTAATGAATCCGCCGTTTGTTTTGAAACAATGAATCTCTGACTTTACGAAGCTTATATAAATACTCTTTATAGGCCTCGTCATTCGTATCCGATGTCACGAGTTCATGTTCACAGGACTCACAAATGAAGTAGTTTACTACATGAATGCCGTGACCTTTTTCCTGCTTGCAGATCAGACATTCCTGCAGGTCCTTTTTTTGTTCCG
This window contains:
- a CDS encoding aminotransferase class I/II-fold pyridoxal phosphate-dependent enzyme, which codes for MDQTRMPLLEALKRHAELKRVSMHVPGHKNGQVFHKDAEVFFKDILTLDVTEIEGMDDLHQPEGIILEAEILAALLFRAAETLFLVGGSTAGNLAMILGTLNEGDRVLVQRSSHQSVLHGLEMAGASPVFLEPERDSKTGITYGVSEATVREAVSAWPEAKALLLTSVSYEGYGQDLTGHVHFAHEAGMCVLVDEAHGPHLIFNQDRWPASALRAGADAVVQSAHKMLPAMTMSSWLHVQGNRVNRNRIKKYLRMLQSSSPSYPLMASLDAARAYLAAYTETQGEQMAEWSRQFRDRLNRIPQICTASEKINGFVQDPLKVVIESRCRASGRELQKAFAEEGIIAELAGHRHVLFTLPFTVSEPEYEAAAAAVQRACSPYAVSPDPHTVHGRKFNSEKRRITPLALSYREMDRQVPQKVPFIEAAGLIAAEDVVPYPPGIPFILKGETISYEQVEELKELVSKGVSFQSGRGFITEGLSVYPGRGENKDI
- a CDS encoding sigma factor G inhibitor Gin; this translates as MKGMLASEQKKDLQECLICKQEKGHGIHVVNYFICESCEHELVTSDTNDEAYKEYLYKLRKVRDSLFQNKRRIH